The following are from one region of the Oncorhynchus masou masou isolate Uvic2021 chromosome 24, UVic_Omas_1.1, whole genome shotgun sequence genome:
- the LOC135511667 gene encoding L-threonine ammonia-lyase-like gives MNFAAQFIYANYIRDGSPNRVGFSDSDENDPFWQRWDSTDSSPIHCTPLDTEGFPTRALAVDVPPQHPKEPNTPTATSPVVTPAVAPSAPRVAPLPVLLHPCSAPLLSPQGQLTTPATTSSLHHLPSPRARISTKSSRATSKPLPVPKSNAISNPCCPPPPPETAPPPPRASPALPRSTVVAKAPLSHVPAPVILSPDPGNRFLLPAFHVLICLLLRLVLSFILFFLPSEAQRLGSTKQGCSTSSKTTCNKDAPVCNGVAGVRPTLIHPERLKDFGIEEEECLNGEVKTKETKVVGTPEIQLMDPPKTNKKRGSESKAITPPKPEYLRFDDISAAAFKIQLRMQKTPCMYSRLSKQYGMEIFLKKEHLHYTGSVKERGVLYMLTSLSQEQQKKGVIVATDCSFSMAVAHHAVELRIPVFVIMPASCAQPHLRMYRDYGAMVISYGSTARDSLKHARHLAKENGYLYLEEDDSAVYLAGLGTVGMEIYEQVPKLDAVIVPAGGQCSLLVGTAAAIKHLNSRITVIGVEPEGFPLLLQSLKTGSPVTRELYSTPNKKLYGDLFEHSMGTHTFQLAKTFVDKVISVREEDSLVAMLRFQEFEHSTVDTEGAMGLAAILAGQLPELKGKRVAVVVSSANMELDLIRQCVDRALVLDDRVNKFTVQLGDFPGDMAKLLDILAREDIKLLDVCHRRHNDRGDLFKALVECVVETRDKTQSTQLRRTLSERYPTLRWLDR, from the exons ATGAACTTTGCCGCCCAGTTCATCTACGCCAACTATATCAGAGATGGATCGCCTAACAGAGTGGGATTCAGCGATAGTGATGAGAATGACCCCTTCTGGCAGAGGTGGGACTCTACAGATTCATCACCCATCCACTGTACCCCATTAGACACAGAGGGATTTCCCACCCGAGCCCTGGCTGTAGACGTACCCCCCCAACACCCTAAGGAACCAAATACTCCCACTGCCACTTCTCCTGTAGTGACTCCTGCTGTGGCTCCTTCTGCACCTCGTGTTGCACCTCTTCCTGTTCTCCTTCATCCTTGTTctgcacctcttctctctccccaagGTCAACTAACCACACCAGCCACAACCTCCAGTCTCCACCATCTTCCTTCTCCTCGTGCAAGGATATCTACCAAGTCCTCTAGAGCCACCAGCAAACCCCTTCCTGTCCCCAAATCTAATGCCATCTCCaatccctgttgtcctcctcctccacctgaaacagcacctccaccacctcgagcttcccctgctctccccaggtcaacagtagtagccAAGGCCCCCCTTAGCCATGTCCCTGCCCCTGTGATACTCTCTCCAGACCCGGGGAACAGATTTCTCTTGCCAGCCTTCCACGTTCTGATATGCCTCCTCCTCCGCCTGGTTCTATccttcatcctcttcttcctccccag CGAGGCGCAGCGTCTTGGGTCAACTAAACAAGGCTGCTCCACCTCTTCCAAGACTACCTGCAACAAGGACGCCCCCGTTTGTAACGGGGTTGCGGGCGTGCGGCCCACCCTCATCCACCCAGAGCGCCTGAAGGACTTTGGTATTGAGGAGGAGGAGTGCCTCAATGGGGAAGTCAAGACCAAGGAGACCAAGGTGGTGGGGACCCCTGAGATCCAGCTGATGGACCCGCCCAAGACTAACAAGAAGAGAGGCAGCGAGAGCAAAGCAATCACACCACCCAAGCCTGAATACCTCCGCTTCGATGACATCAGTGCTGCAGCCTTCAAAATCCAGTTGAGGATGCAGAAGACCCCATGCATG TACTCCAGACTGTCCAAACAGTACGGCATGGAGATCTTCCTGAAGAAGgaacacctccactacacaggcTCAGTGAAGGAAAGAGGCGTTCTCTACATGCTCACCTCCCTCAGCCAG GAGCAGCAGAAGAAGGGGGTGATTGTGGCTACAGACTGTAGCTTCTCCATGGCCGTGGCCCACCATGCAGTGGAGTTGAGGATCCCAGTGTTTGTCATCATGCCAGCCAGCTGTGCCCAGCCCCACCTCAGGATGTACCGTGACTACGGCGCCATGGTAATCTCCTACGGCAGCACGGCCAGGGACTCCCTGAAACACGCACGCCACCTGGCCAAGGAGAACGGATACCTTTACCTGGAAGA gGATGATAGTGCTGTGTACTTGGCAGGACTGGGCACAGTAGGCATGGAGATCTATGAGCAGGTGCCCAAACTAGATGCAGTCATTGTGCCCGCTGGTGGGCAGTGTAGTCTACTGGTTGGCACAGCAGCCGCCATCAAACACCTCAACTCGCGCATCACTGTCATA GGAGTTGAACCAGAAGGATTCCCGTTGCTACTACAGTCCCTCAAAACAGGCAGCCCGGTGACTAGAGAACTATACAGCACCCCAAACAAGAAGCTTTATGGAG ACCTATTTGAGCACTCAATGGGAACCCACACCTTCCAGCTGGCTAAGACATTTGTGGATAAAGTCATCTCTGTCAG AGAGGAGGACTCTCTGGTAGCCATGCTAAGGTTCCAGGAGTTTGAACACTCCACGGTGGACACAGAGGGAGCCATGGGACTGGCGGCCATCTTGGCTGGTCAACTACCAGAGCTGAAGGGCAAAAG GGTAGCTGTGGTGGTCAGCAGTGCTAACATGGAGTTGGACCTGATCAGACAGTGTGTTGACCGAGCCCTGGTTCTGGACGACCGGGTCAACAAGTTTACGGTGCAGTTGGGGGACTTTCCAGGGGACATGGCCAAGCTACTGGACATCCTGGCCCGAGAGGACATCAA
- the LOC135512438 gene encoding placenta-specific protein 9-like, producing MTRPATISLGLLLLLIGYTAAGPESELQPRAVRSSACQDHSTLHDRLDVVEKRVEDTVQKLEDELAVLLDAIDAPEWSPLLETAGKPVVDILDGQGLGEGVDS from the exons ATGACCCGCCCCGCCACCATCTCACTTGGACTTCTGCTCCTCCTCATTGGCTACACAGCAGCAG GACCTGAATCTGAGCTCCAACCCAGAGCTGTGCGGTCGAGTGCCTGTCAGGACCACAGTACTCTTCATGACAGACTGGATGTAGTGGAGAAG CGTGTAGAGGACACAGTCCAGAAGCTGGAGGATGAGCTGGCTGTGCTCCTGGATGCCATAGATGCCCCTGAGTGGAGCCCCCTGCTGGAAACTGCTGGAAAACCTGTGGTGGACATCCTGGATGGCCAGGGACTGGGAGAAGGTGTCGActcctga
- the LOC135512437 gene encoding serine/threonine-protein kinase 32C-like, which translates to MFHWGKWKKRMGANSSKRPVYDEKEDVTFDHFQILRAIGKGSFGKVCIVQKRDTEKMYAMKYMNKQQCIERDEVRNVFRELEILQEIEHVFLVNLWYSFQDEEDMFMVVDLLLGGDLRYHLQQNVHFNEDAVKLYLCEMTLALDYLQSQHIIHRDIKPDNILLDEQGHAHLTDFNIATIIKDGERATALAGTKPYMAPEIFQSFVSGGTGYAFEVDWWSLGVTVFEVLRGWRPYEIHASNSVESLMQLFSTVSVQYNTAWPKDLVHLMRKLLTVNPEHRFSSLSHMQTAPYLSDINWDAVYEKKIDAGFVPNKGRLHCDPTFELEEMILESRPLHKKKKRLAKNRSREASKDSQSENDYLQECLEVVQSEFMIFNREKLKKRQEEGAEGGESEGAAEGGDDGDGEGSGEAEGGTEDEDPEPESSSKLSMCGSVCSSPGSC; encoded by the exons GTGTGCATCGTGCagaagagggacacagagaagatgTACGCCATGAAGTACATGAACAAACAGCAGTGCATAGAGAGAGACGAGGTCCGAAACGTCTTTAGAGAGCTAGAGATTCTACAGGAAATAGAACATGTTTTTTTAGTAAACCTCTG GTACTCGTTCCAGGACGAGGAGGACATGTTCATGGTGGTGGATCTGCTGCTGGGAGGGGACCTGCGCTACCACCTCCAACAGAACGTCCATTTCAACGAGGACGCTGTCAAACTCTACCTGTGTGAGATGACCCTGGCACTGGACTACCTGCAGAGCCAGCACATCATCCACAG gGATATCAAACCAGACAACATCTTGTTGGATGAGCAAG GCCATGCCCACCTGACAGACTTCAACATTGCTACAATAAtcaaggatggagagagggccACTGCCTTAGCTGGAACCAAGCCCTACATGG CACCAGAGATCTTCCAGTCCTTTGTGAGTGGGGGGACGGGTTATGCCTTTGAGGTAGACTGGTGGTCACTAGGCGTGACGGTCTTCGAGGTGCTGCGTGGTTGG aGGCCCTATGAAATCCATGCCAGTAACTCAGTGGAGTCTTTAATGCAGCTCTTCAGTACCGTCAGTGTGCAGTACAACACCGCCTGGCCCAAGGACCTGGTCCATCTCATGAGGAAG CTGCTGACAGTGAATCCAGAGCATCGTTTCTCCAGCCTGTCTCACATGCAGACGGCTCCCTACCTCTCTGACATCAACTGGGACGCTGTCTACGAGAAGAAGATAGATGCTGGGTTCGTTCCTAAT AAGGGTCGTCTGCATTGCGACCCAACCTTTGAGCTGGAGGAGATGATACTAGAATCTCGTCCCCTccacaagaagaagaagagactggCCAAGAACAGGTCACGGGAAGCCAGCAAGGATTCCCAGTCG GAGAATGACTACCTACAGGAGTGCCTTGAAGTGGTGCAGTCTGAGTTCATGATCTTCAACCGTGAGAA GTTGAAAaagaggcaggaggagggtgcAGAGGGAGGGGAGTCTGAAGGAGCTGCCGAGgggggtgatgatggtgatggagaaGGATCCGGGGAGGCTGAGGGAGGCACAGAGGATGAGGATCCTGAACCCGAGTCCTCCTCCAAACTAAGCATGTGCGGCTCGGTCTGCTCCTCTCCTGGCAGCTGCTAG